One Dreissena polymorpha isolate Duluth1 chromosome 9, UMN_Dpol_1.0, whole genome shotgun sequence genomic window carries:
- the LOC127845908 gene encoding tereporin-Ca1-like, with protein MASQLTIATICLLLGDQITKIQAPIPHIAGRKVASDLAKLIHDNQDRNQNKKRFFPLLALPAGISAAGISAAAGVVSAGASLAGTTIQALTSLPYKVTMGMEVENWTKFGMVNPHVTVKSGAITTPPVPVLPGQKEAMVARKTSDTATGTYGVVSWEIAGKSRRVVVMWSVPYDYNLHSNWLAVGITKQDVIHDSGWADQMYYYGSNAKIGFDRKEYYYSVPTVAWENPDLGLIVFATMSTTQHAVVKVTLTAKVASDLAKPIQEKLG; from the coding sequence ATGGCTTCTCAACTGACTATCGCTACCATCTGTCTGTTACTGGGTGACCAAATAACAAAAATTCAGGCGCCGATACCTCACATCGCAGGTCGAAAGGTTGCGAGTGACCTGGCAAAACTTATCCATGATAACCAGGATAGGAATCAAAACAAAAAGCGTTTCTTTCCTCTCCTCGCTCTTCCAGCCGGGATATCCGCCGCCGGGATATCCGCCGCCGCGGGGGTTGTATCTGCTGGGGCAAGCCTTGCGGGAACGACAATTCAAGCTCTCACGTCATTGCCATACAAGGTTACAATGGGCATGGAAGTTGAAAACTGGACCAAGTTTGGAATGGTCAACCCGCATGTTACAGTAAAGAGTGGAGCCATTACTACTCCTCCTGTTCCAGTTCTGCCGGGTCAAAAAGAGGCGATGGTGGCACGAAAGACTTCAGATACGGCTACTGGTACCTATGGTGTGGTGTCCTGGGAAATCGCGGGTAAATCTCGCAGAGTAGTCGTTATGTGGTCAGTACCATATGACTACAATTTGCACAGCAACTGGTTAGCTGTCGGAATAACAAAGCAAGACGTTATCCATGATAGTGGATGGGCTGACCAAATGTACTACTATGGAAGTAACGCGAAGATAGGGTTTGACAGAAAGGAGTATTACTACAGCGTACCAACCGTGGCATGGGAGAACCCTGACTTAGGGTTGATCGTTTTTGCGACCATGAGTACTACACAACACGCTGTAGTGAAGGTCACCCTCACTGCAAAGGTTGCGAGTGACCTCGCAAAACCTATCCAAGAAAAACTTGGATAA